The following nucleotide sequence is from Candidatus Micrarchaeia archaeon.
GCTTCTTGAAGAGGGCCTGATTGGCGTGTTCCTAGATGTAGAGAACCTGAAATAGGTTTTGGTTTTGGGACAATCCTTTATAAACGAATATCCAACATAAATATTACTCGAACAGAAAGAAGAAAGACAAAAACGAAAAACGAAAACGGGGTGAAAAAATGGCAAAGAAGTCCGAGCCATCACAAGGGTGGTTTGAAATCCAGTAAGGAACCAGTTCCTCAGGCCAGTTTCAGAAATCAGCCTAATTTTGTCGAATCCCAGCGTGAAATGGAAAAAGAGCCCAGAGTGGGAAGACCTTCTACTCTCAATTCGGAAAAGCTCTATCTTCTTCTTGAGGCCTATTACACGAGGCCATATTCGCTCCGCCAGCTCGCGTCGATGTTCGGAGTTTCCAGAATGACGGTGTGGCGCACAGTGCAGCAATACTCGTTTGATGGGGTGAAACTATGAGTGTAGCACAAGTTAATCTTACAAAGCCAGGTATGTTCAATCCAGCAGCAACCGGACGTTGTTTGGCTCCTGAGCCGAAGGCAAGGAAAATGCCTGGAAACGGGCATGGTGAAGAAGCATGCAAAAAACAACCCGCTGCCCAAGTGTTTTCAGGAAAAATGCTTGAGCCGACGTGGAGCGAATACCTAAGCGGATGTACCGGGACCGAAAAAAATCAGAAGCCCAAAACACAGCATGTTCTCCCGCTCAGCCAGAGCGACACCCGGGCACATAATGATGGCATGTATCCACTCTGAGCTTTTGTTTTTGTACTATAATTAAAAACCTTATTCGGAAAATTCATCCGTATGAAAGACGAAGTGATGAAGGGCGTGGGCAGCAACGTCACCACTCTGGGCATAGTGAGCTTCCTCACCGACATTTCCAGCGAAATGATTTTTCCCGTGCTCCCTATTTTCATTACCTCGATTCTCGGCGCAGGAAAGGAGGCGCTGGGCATAATAGAGGGGCTTGCAGACAGCATAGCGAGCCTGGTGGAAATATTCTCAGGCTATTTCTCGGACAAGACCGGGAAGAGGAAG
It contains:
- a CDS encoding helix-turn-helix domain-containing protein, with protein sequence MEKEPRVGRPSTLNSEKLYLLLEAYYTRPYSLRQLASMFGVSRMTVWRTVQQYSFDGVKL